One window from the genome of Crassostrea angulata isolate pt1a10 chromosome 2, ASM2561291v2, whole genome shotgun sequence encodes:
- the LOC128174443 gene encoding DNA-directed RNA polymerase II subunit RPB1-like, which yields MYQLPIRGNIFMKPIPPSHSRPPPLSLAPLFSNSLPILLSLTTPSSLTPLSLTTRSPLTLLSLPFNHHSLPSLSPPAPLSLIHSPNSLPTHSALAHHSVPSHSPLSPNLLSTHSPLIPSPRTHLSLPSPLTHHPLTLSPLTPYLPLFLHSLTSHSPSSLSPLTHHSLPSLSLTPTHSPLTHHPLPSHSPLTPLSLPSHSPLTPLSLTHHSLPSHSPLTPLSLPSHSPSSPLSLTTHSPLSHSLTPLPLSLPINSPSSLSPLTHHSLPSLSLTPTHSPLTHYSLPSHSLPSLSPLTHHPLPSHSPLTPLSLSLTTHSPLSLSHSPLTTLSRLTHHSPPSPVSLTTHHPLPSHSPLTTLSRLTHHSLPSLSLTTHHPLPSHSPLTPLSLTHHSPPSPVSLTTHSPPSHSLPSLSLTHLSLTHFSLPFHSPPSPVSLTTHSPLSLTHHSLTSLSLTTHLPLTPLSLTTHSPLTHHSLLVSER from the coding sequence ATGTACCAGTTACCGATACGAGGCAATATCTTTATGAAACCCATTCCCCCTTCCCACTCTcgccccccccctctctctctcgcCCCTCTCTTTTCCAACTCGCTCCCCATTCTCCTCTCACTCACCACTCCCTCCTCTCTAACTCCCCTCTCACTCACCACTCGCTCCCCACTCACTCTCCTCTCTCTCCCATTCAATCACCACTCACTCCCCTCTCTCTCCCCACCCGCTCCCCTCTCTCTCATCCATTCCCCCAACTCTCTTCCCACTCACTCCGCACTTGCTCACCACTCTGTTCCCTCTCACTCCCCTCTCTCTCCCAACTTACTTTCAACTCACTCCCCTCTCATTCCCTCCCCACGCACTCACCTCTCACTCCCCTCCCCTCTCACTCACCACCCTCTCACTCTCTCCCCACTCACTCCCTACTTACCACTCTTTCTCCACTCACTCACCTCTCACTCACCTTCCTCTCTCTCCCCTCTCACTCACCACTCACTCCCCTCCCTCTCACTCACCCCCACTCATTCACCACTCACTCACCACCCTCTCCCCTCTCACTCACCACTTACTCCCCTCTCTCTCCCCTCTCACTCACCACTCACTCCCCTCTCACTCACTCACCATTCACTCCCCTCTCACTCACCACTTACTCCCCTCTCTCTCCCCTCTCACTCACCATCCTCTCCCCTCTCACTCACCACTCACTCCCCTCTCTCTCACTCACTCACTCCCCTCCCTCTCTCACTCCCCATTAACTCACCTTCCTCTCTCTCCCCTCTCACTCACCACTCACTCCCCTCCCTCTCACTCACCCCCACTCACTCCCCTCTCACTCACTACTCACTCCCCTCTCACTCACTCCCCTCCCTCTCCCCACTCACTCACCACCCTCTCCCTTCTCACTCACCACTcactcccctctctctctcactcaccACTCActcacctctctctctctctcactcaccACTCACCACCCTCTCCCGTCTCACTCACCACTCACCACCCTCTCCCGTCTCACTCACCACTCACCACCCTCTCCCGTCTCACTCACCACTCACCACCCTCTCCCGTCTCACTCACCACTCACTCCCCTCTCTCTCACTCACCACTCACCACCCTCTCCCGTCTCACTCACCACTCACTCCCCTCTCTCTCACTCACCACTCACCACCCTCTCCCGTCTCACTCACCACTCACTCCCCTCCCTCTCACTCACTCCCCTCTCTCTCACTCACTCACCTCTCTCTCACTCACTTCTCACTCCCCTTTCACTCACCACCCTCTCCCGTCTCACTCACCACTcactcccctctctctctcactcaccACTCACTCACCTCTCTCTCACTCACCACTCACTTACCTCTCACTCCCCTCTCACTTACTACTCACTCCCCTCTTACTCACCACTCACTGTTGGTGAGTGAGAGGTGA